One region of Qipengyuania gaetbuli genomic DNA includes:
- the fumC gene encoding class II fumarate hydratase, which translates to MNNTRQETDSLGTIRVPRNVLWGAQTQRSLENFRIGDQRMPLEIVHALGQIKRAAARTNEAFGLLSQELSDAIVAAADRVAKGELDDHFPLVVWQTGSGTQSNMNANEVIANAANIALGGQAGAKSPVHPNDHVNLSQSSNDTFPTAIHLATVTVLTQRLIPALKALHAALASKAALWGDIVKIGRTHTQDATPITLGQEFSGYAAQVEAGISRVGLAMPGLRQLAQGGTAVGTGLNTPKGFAEKFVEELSRNTGLSFESAPNKFEALAAQDALIFAHGALNTLAASLYKISSDIRLLGSGPRAGLGELSLPANEPGSSIMPGKVNPTQCEAMTQVCAQVFGNHATITFAGSQGQFELNVYRPVVGYNFLQSVQLLADAADSFRVKLLDGLEPREGNIQRGLENSLMLVTALAPTLGYDRAAEIARTANERGQTLREAALASGFISAEEYDRVVQPDKMLGPT; encoded by the coding sequence ATGAACAACACACGCCAAGAAACCGACAGCCTTGGCACTATCCGTGTGCCTCGCAACGTTCTGTGGGGTGCACAAACACAGCGCAGCCTCGAGAATTTCCGGATCGGAGATCAGCGGATGCCGCTGGAAATTGTTCACGCTCTTGGCCAGATCAAGCGGGCGGCGGCACGTACTAATGAGGCTTTCGGCTTGCTCAGCCAAGAGCTTTCCGACGCGATCGTTGCAGCTGCTGACCGAGTAGCAAAGGGAGAGTTGGACGATCACTTTCCGCTTGTCGTCTGGCAGACGGGTTCTGGCACACAGTCCAACATGAACGCGAACGAAGTGATCGCGAACGCTGCAAATATCGCACTTGGTGGACAGGCCGGAGCAAAAAGCCCAGTCCACCCCAACGATCACGTCAACCTGAGCCAGTCGTCTAATGACACTTTCCCGACAGCAATTCACCTTGCTACGGTGACTGTGCTGACGCAGCGGCTTATCCCTGCGTTGAAAGCGCTACACGCTGCCCTTGCGTCAAAGGCGGCTTTGTGGGGCGACATAGTCAAGATTGGCAGAACCCACACACAGGACGCGACGCCCATCACTCTTGGGCAGGAGTTCTCAGGCTATGCCGCGCAGGTCGAAGCGGGTATCTCACGTGTTGGACTGGCGATGCCAGGTCTGCGCCAACTGGCACAGGGAGGCACGGCGGTTGGCACTGGTTTAAACACCCCGAAAGGGTTTGCGGAGAAATTTGTCGAAGAGCTGTCACGCAATACTGGGCTCAGTTTTGAAAGTGCACCCAACAAGTTTGAGGCGTTGGCTGCACAGGATGCACTGATCTTTGCGCACGGCGCTCTCAACACGCTGGCCGCCAGCCTTTACAAAATCTCGAGCGATATTCGCTTACTCGGATCTGGACCGCGCGCGGGGCTCGGAGAACTGTCATTACCGGCGAATGAGCCGGGAAGCTCGATCATGCCGGGCAAAGTAAACCCGACGCAATGTGAGGCCATGACCCAAGTCTGTGCGCAGGTATTTGGTAATCACGCAACCATCACCTTCGCTGGCAGCCAGGGGCAATTTGAACTCAACGTCTATCGTCCAGTGGTCGGCTATAATTTCCTGCAAAGCGTGCAACTGCTGGCCGATGCCGCAGACAGCTTTCGAGTTAAGCTGTTAGACGGGCTGGAGCCACGCGAAGGCAACATCCAGAGAGGCCTTGAAAACTCATTGATGCTGGTGACAGCACTAGCCCCCACTCTTGGCTATGATAGGGCAGCAGAGATCGCCCGGACTGCAAACGAGCGGGGGCAGACGCTTCGCGAAGCAGCACTCGCCAGTGGTTTTATTTCGGCTGAAGAATACGATCGTGTTGTCCAGCCGGATAAGATGCTCGGTCCAACATAG
- a CDS encoding acyl carrier protein, translating into MSDTADRVQKIVVEHLGVEADKVTQEASFIDDLGADSLDIVELVMAFEEEFGVEIPDDAAEKITTVGDATKYIEEHKG; encoded by the coding sequence ATGAGCGATACTGCCGACCGCGTGCAGAAGATTGTCGTCGAGCACCTCGGCGTCGAAGCCGACAAGGTGACGCAGGAAGCCAGCTTCATCGACGATCTGGGCGCAGACAGCCTCGACATCGTCGAACTGGTCATGGCGTTCGAAGAAGAATTCGGCGTTGAAATCCCCGACGATGCGGCTGAGAAGATCACCACCGTCGGCGACGCGACCAAGTACATCGAAGAGCACAAGGGCTAA
- a CDS encoding 2'-5' RNA ligase family protein produces the protein MSAGDAPLILTAELPPDLHRRYTDLRTEYFPPERNYLEAHVTLFHALPAQCEDELRRYLARLTGEITPVRGQVEGLMPLGGGTAIKLSSPEMLTLRDEIAEHFRGMLTNQDQHRPRLHVTIQNKVTGKEAQALQAQLAGTIEPRPFTFPGLALHAYRGGPWEFIRRFAFRGK, from the coding sequence GTGAGCGCAGGCGACGCGCCCCTCATCCTGACGGCGGAACTGCCGCCCGACCTGCATCGCCGCTATACCGACCTTCGTACCGAGTATTTTCCGCCGGAGCGAAATTACCTCGAAGCGCACGTCACTCTTTTCCACGCCTTGCCGGCGCAGTGTGAGGATGAATTGCGCCGCTACCTTGCCCGCCTGACGGGAGAGATCACCCCCGTTCGCGGGCAGGTGGAAGGACTGATGCCGCTGGGCGGCGGCACGGCCATCAAGCTGTCGAGCCCCGAAATGCTGACCTTGCGCGATGAGATCGCCGAGCATTTCCGCGGCATGCTGACCAATCAGGACCAGCACCGTCCGAGGCTCCACGTGACCATCCAGAACAAGGTCACGGGCAAGGAAGCGCAGGCGCTGCAGGCCCAGCTTGCAGGCACGATAGAGCCGCGCCCTTTCACCTTTCCGGGCCTTGCGCTGCACGCCTATCGCGGCGGTCCGTGGGAGTTCATCCGCCGCTTCGCATTTCGCGGGAAATGA
- the fabF gene encoding beta-ketoacyl-ACP synthase II, which produces MRRVVVTGLGLVTPLGGDVETSWANLIAGKSGAGQITRFDTSDQKCTIACEVKPKDHEYGFDADKRVDHKVQRQVDPFIVYGIDAAGQALEDAGLAEMDDDLKLRAGVSIGSGIGGLPGIESESIVLHERGPGRVSPHFVHGRLINLISGQVSIKYGLMGPNHAVVTACSTGAHSIGDAARMIKDGDADVMLAGGAESTINPLGVAGFAQARALNMSMNDRPTEASRPYDKNRDGFVMGEGAGVVVLEEYEHAKARGAKIYAEVVGYGLSGDAYHVTAPHPDGKGAELAMRMALRKAGMEQGDIDYVNAHGTSTMADTIELGAVKRVLGDNLGGASMSSTKSAIGHLLGGAGAVEAIFCILAIRDQIVPPTLNLDDPDEGTEGVDLVPHTAKKREVKAALNNSFGFGGTNASLIVKKVD; this is translated from the coding sequence ATGCGTCGTGTGGTCGTAACCGGACTTGGCCTTGTCACCCCCTTGGGCGGCGATGTCGAAACCTCGTGGGCAAACCTGATCGCTGGCAAGAGCGGGGCGGGGCAGATCACCCGGTTCGACACGTCCGACCAGAAGTGCACCATCGCCTGCGAAGTTAAGCCGAAGGATCACGAATACGGCTTCGATGCCGACAAGCGCGTCGACCACAAGGTCCAGCGCCAGGTCGATCCCTTCATCGTTTACGGCATCGACGCTGCCGGACAGGCGCTCGAAGATGCCGGCCTTGCCGAGATGGATGACGATCTCAAGCTGCGTGCTGGCGTGTCCATCGGCTCGGGCATCGGCGGCCTGCCGGGTATCGAGAGCGAATCCATCGTGCTGCATGAACGCGGTCCCGGCCGTGTCAGCCCGCACTTCGTCCACGGTCGTCTCATCAACCTCATCAGTGGCCAAGTTTCGATCAAGTACGGCCTCATGGGTCCGAACCACGCTGTGGTGACCGCATGTTCCACCGGCGCGCACTCGATCGGTGACGCGGCGCGCATGATCAAGGACGGCGATGCCGACGTGATGCTGGCGGGCGGTGCGGAAAGCACGATCAACCCGCTGGGCGTGGCAGGCTTTGCCCAAGCCCGTGCGCTTAACATGAGCATGAACGACCGCCCGACCGAAGCCAGCCGCCCCTATGACAAGAACCGCGACGGTTTCGTCATGGGCGAAGGCGCGGGCGTGGTCGTGCTCGAGGAATACGAGCACGCCAAGGCGCGCGGCGCCAAGATCTACGCCGAAGTGGTCGGTTACGGCCTTTCGGGCGACGCCTATCACGTCACCGCCCCGCATCCGGATGGCAAGGGCGCGGAACTCGCCATGCGCATGGCGCTGCGCAAGGCCGGCATGGAGCAGGGCGACATCGATTACGTGAACGCGCACGGCACCTCGACCATGGCGGACACCATCGAACTGGGCGCGGTGAAGCGCGTGCTGGGCGACAACCTGGGCGGCGCGTCGATGAGTTCGACCAAGTCGGCCATTGGCCACCTCCTTGGCGGTGCAGGCGCTGTGGAAGCTATCTTCTGCATCCTCGCCATCCGCGACCAGATCGTCCCGCCGACGCTCAACCTCGACGATCCGGACGAAGGAACGGAAGGCGTCGACCTTGTCCCGCACACCGCCAAGAAGCGCGAGGTCAAGGCCGCGCTGAACAACAGCTTCGGCTTCGGCGGCACCAACGCATCGCTGATCGTCAAGAAGGTAGACTGA
- a CDS encoding tetratricopeptide repeat protein encodes MTGKIYLWSRSIPEELAMHVHSRLLAIFLATLASGGGSATIADVTMSPDTIAALDPTLPGRNACRGFNGASAVLEARLRLAKSLSEERGYGSGAIGIYSGIGRSDLPLTDMDPQARRFFDQGLAFAYGFNHQAAIRSFKRAQEIDPGCAACWWGEALANGPNINAAMDDQQNRSALNALVEAQRLSANAAPFVKALIEAQTVRYSATPDADRGALDRAYAQAMLQVSSRHPESDDLAVLAAEAAMNTSPWNYWTDEGQPVPFIAEAVGLIENVMDRNPTHPQASHLYIHLLELPQPAKAEAAADRLRESSPKALGHLVHMPAHIYYRLGRYQDSIDANIRAVAADEAYLREVGDDGLVRFGYYPHNVHFLLTSAQAMGDVPTVVNQTAKLESILDVETGRDLYWVQAIYAAPYFAYAQYSSPEAIIALTSKPHPLEYVEAMRHYARAVAIAINPGLGDFKTEVDAMRKLAGTAGVKQMEANGFPAPLIIGLAIEVAKGRKALAQSKFDQAITHFSQAAEMQKQIPYNEPPFWYYPVDQSLGAAYYKAGKFAEAKMSFRAALFDAPNSALALYGLARTEGKLGNRLEQIAADRAFKAVWRGTADRPDIGRI; translated from the coding sequence GTGACTGGTAAGATTTACCTCTGGTCGCGTTCCATTCCGGAGGAACTTGCGATGCATGTCCACTCCCGACTCCTTGCGATTTTCCTTGCGACGCTCGCCTCTGGCGGGGGCTCGGCGACCATTGCCGACGTGACGATGTCGCCGGATACCATCGCTGCGCTCGATCCGACTCTGCCAGGCCGCAACGCCTGTCGCGGCTTCAATGGCGCGAGCGCGGTACTCGAGGCCCGCCTTCGCCTTGCAAAATCCTTGAGTGAGGAGCGCGGCTACGGTTCGGGCGCAATCGGTATCTATTCGGGTATCGGAAGATCCGACCTTCCTCTGACTGACATGGACCCCCAAGCCCGGCGGTTTTTCGACCAAGGCCTCGCTTTTGCCTATGGCTTCAATCACCAGGCGGCAATCAGGTCCTTCAAACGCGCGCAGGAGATCGATCCCGGCTGCGCCGCGTGTTGGTGGGGCGAGGCCCTGGCTAATGGCCCGAACATCAACGCAGCGATGGATGACCAGCAGAACAGGTCCGCATTGAATGCTCTTGTCGAAGCGCAGCGCCTGTCCGCCAACGCAGCCCCCTTTGTGAAGGCTCTGATCGAAGCGCAAACCGTTCGCTATTCAGCAACACCCGATGCGGATCGCGGTGCGCTTGATCGTGCCTATGCTCAGGCGATGTTGCAGGTTTCAAGCAGACATCCAGAAAGCGACGACTTGGCCGTGCTTGCTGCCGAGGCGGCGATGAATACGAGCCCGTGGAACTATTGGACTGACGAAGGGCAACCGGTTCCCTTCATTGCGGAAGCGGTGGGGCTGATTGAAAACGTCATGGATCGAAATCCGACACACCCCCAAGCATCTCACCTTTATATCCACTTGCTCGAACTACCCCAGCCAGCAAAGGCTGAGGCCGCTGCGGATAGGTTGCGTGAAAGCAGCCCAAAGGCGCTTGGTCACCTCGTCCACATGCCTGCCCACATCTACTATCGGCTTGGAAGGTACCAGGATTCGATAGACGCCAATATCCGTGCCGTTGCAGCCGACGAAGCGTACCTACGCGAGGTAGGCGACGACGGTCTGGTCCGGTTCGGCTACTATCCGCACAATGTGCATTTCCTGCTGACATCTGCCCAGGCGATGGGCGACGTCCCGACGGTTGTGAACCAGACCGCCAAGCTGGAAAGCATTCTCGATGTAGAAACGGGCAGAGACCTTTACTGGGTCCAGGCGATCTACGCAGCGCCTTATTTCGCCTACGCCCAGTATTCATCCCCCGAAGCCATCATTGCCCTTACGAGCAAGCCGCACCCGCTCGAATACGTCGAGGCCATGCGTCATTATGCTCGTGCGGTAGCTATTGCGATCAATCCGGGCCTAGGTGACTTCAAAACGGAAGTTGACGCTATGCGGAAACTGGCAGGTACCGCTGGCGTGAAGCAAATGGAAGCTAACGGTTTCCCAGCGCCATTGATCATTGGCTTAGCGATCGAAGTTGCGAAGGGACGGAAAGCATTGGCCCAGTCGAAATTCGACCAGGCAATTACGCACTTCTCGCAAGCGGCGGAAATGCAAAAGCAGATCCCCTACAACGAACCGCCCTTCTGGTATTATCCGGTCGACCAGTCGCTGGGGGCGGCCTACTACAAGGCAGGTAAGTTTGCTGAAGCGAAGATGTCGTTTCGCGCGGCGCTCTTCGACGCACCCAACAGCGCACTTGCTCTCTATGGTCTCGCCCGCACCGAAGGAAAGCTGGGAAACCGTCTCGAACAGATTGCTGCAGATCGCGCCTTCAAGGCCGTATGGCGAGGCACCGCCGACAGGCCGGACATTGGACGAATTTGA
- the nhaA gene encoding Na+/H+ antiporter NhaA, whose amino-acid sequence MTNLGEQAQAQSSIEPFQGSSDRMFAYEIAARRLLRTRLCGDLLNGERNIVRDKNKLDGLPPEIVDALTKPFARFLRIEAVAGGLLLSFTLAAIGLANSPWSGPFLDFWETPLGVHWGQFDLTRSLRHWVNDGLMTLFFFVIALELKRALVLGELRHPRAAALPIAAAAGGMIFPVGIFLLAMDGQAGAGGWGTVMATDTAFVIGALALFGAAIPASLRVFLVSLAIFDDVGAIMVVAIGYGDDLDFISLGLAAGLLALLLLLARIGIRSMAVYSLLGVAIWLCFDRSGIHATITGVILGLMTPAGAWVADQRLRPMLYRVIAHPKGENRSGDTSDGKDLRLAGRAIRESLSPLERLEIRLHPWVSFAIMPIFALANAGVAFSGINFNEPILLSVFTGLVVGKPLGVLLFIWLAIRLRFATMGPSLDWGYLAAGAFLTGIGFTMSFFIANLAFTSALLPAAKIGILAGSAISATIGIFILLLRIHIKKR is encoded by the coding sequence GTGACCAACCTTGGCGAGCAGGCGCAGGCCCAGAGTTCGATAGAGCCTTTTCAGGGTAGTTCTGATAGGATGTTTGCTTACGAAATTGCAGCTCGTCGTTTGCTTAGAACTCGATTGTGCGGCGACCTCCTCAATGGGGAACGGAATATCGTTCGCGATAAGAACAAACTGGATGGCCTGCCGCCAGAGATCGTTGACGCTCTAACAAAGCCGTTTGCGCGTTTTCTCAGGATCGAAGCTGTCGCAGGAGGCCTTCTTCTCTCATTCACACTTGCCGCAATCGGGCTTGCAAATTCGCCTTGGTCCGGACCGTTTCTAGACTTCTGGGAGACACCTCTCGGCGTACATTGGGGACAGTTCGATTTGACGAGATCGCTGAGACATTGGGTCAATGACGGCCTTATGACCCTATTCTTCTTCGTGATTGCCCTCGAACTCAAACGGGCACTTGTGCTCGGAGAACTCCGCCATCCCCGCGCTGCTGCGCTCCCCATCGCGGCAGCCGCAGGCGGAATGATATTTCCCGTCGGGATCTTTTTGCTGGCAATGGACGGACAGGCAGGTGCCGGCGGCTGGGGCACGGTTATGGCTACAGACACCGCCTTCGTTATCGGTGCACTCGCCCTGTTCGGCGCTGCCATACCAGCCAGCCTGCGGGTCTTTCTCGTTTCGCTAGCGATATTTGACGATGTCGGAGCAATAATGGTGGTTGCGATTGGATACGGGGACGATCTCGACTTCATTTCGCTTGGATTGGCGGCCGGATTGCTAGCATTGCTCCTTTTGCTTGCCCGTATTGGGATTCGGAGCATGGCGGTTTATTCCCTGCTCGGTGTAGCCATATGGCTGTGTTTCGATCGTTCCGGAATCCACGCAACCATAACCGGTGTAATCCTCGGGTTGATGACGCCTGCCGGCGCGTGGGTCGCCGATCAGCGGCTGCGGCCCATGCTCTATCGGGTCATTGCCCACCCTAAAGGCGAAAACAGGAGCGGTGATACGTCCGATGGCAAAGACCTGAGGCTTGCCGGACGAGCTATCAGGGAGTCGCTCTCACCTCTGGAGCGGCTGGAGATCAGGCTGCACCCGTGGGTAAGCTTTGCTATCATGCCGATATTCGCTTTGGCCAACGCCGGTGTGGCCTTCTCAGGCATTAATTTCAACGAGCCGATCCTGCTTTCCGTATTTACAGGGCTTGTGGTGGGAAAGCCTCTCGGCGTGCTGTTGTTCATTTGGCTGGCGATACGCCTGCGGTTTGCGACAATGGGGCCAAGCCTTGACTGGGGCTATCTTGCGGCAGGAGCTTTCCTGACTGGCATCGGTTTCACCATGTCGTTCTTCATTGCGAACTTGGCCTTTACCTCGGCTCTGCTTCCGGCTGCGAAAATTGGCATTCTCGCGGGGTCTGCGATTTCCGCGACCATCGGAATTTTCATCCTTCTGCTCAGGATTCACATCAAGAAAAGATAG
- a CDS encoding copper-transporting P-type ATPase, producing MSTDCDHCGSDRHNHSCHHGGDDGGHGEPARGGRYDLVPANYRGPVYTCPMHPEVRQKHHGSCPICGMALELERSAHAEVGPNPELADFTRRFWIGAVLTVPVLLLAMGPMIGLGVIREAIGQGRAQWAELVLATPVVLWCGWPFLERGWKSFASWNLNMFSLIAMGVMAAWLFSIAAVFAPGLFPAGFRDMHGHVPVYFEAAAVIVVLVLLGQVMELRAREGTGKAIRALLDLAAKTARVIRADGSEDEVPLEEIEVGDRLRVRPGEKVPVDGIVIEGRSSVDESMITGEPVPAEKTKDDPVTGATINGTGSLVIEALRVGADTMLSQIVAMVAKAQRSRAPIQKYADKVAGWFVPAVIAIAGAAFVAWAILGPDPALSYALIAAVSVLIIACPCALGLATPMSIMTATGRGAQSGVLIKNAEALERFETINTLIVDKTGTLTEGKPRLVAVMPEEGSTEKDLLRIAATLERGSEHPLAEAIVSGAQDRGLQLSDTEEFEAVTGKGVKGRVDGQRVALGNAALMRDLGIDLAGLADVADARRDEGETVMFVAIERALVGMVSVADPVKETTHGALVALHELGFRIIMATGDNERTARAIARRLGIDEVRADVLPEDKARIIRELQDQGSKVAMAGDGVNDAPALAQADVGIAMGTGADVAIESAGITLVSGNLDGIVRARKLTLTTMRNIRQNLFFALFYNALGVPVAAGILYPVLGILISPMFAAFAMSASSISVVTNSLRLRSAKI from the coding sequence ATGAGCACAGACTGCGACCATTGCGGGTCAGACCGGCACAACCATTCCTGTCACCATGGCGGTGACGATGGCGGGCATGGCGAGCCTGCGCGCGGTGGCCGGTACGATCTGGTCCCAGCGAATTATCGGGGGCCGGTCTATACCTGTCCGATGCATCCTGAAGTGCGCCAGAAGCACCACGGTTCATGTCCGATCTGCGGCATGGCGCTCGAACTCGAAAGGTCGGCGCATGCCGAAGTAGGCCCGAACCCAGAACTCGCCGACTTTACACGGCGGTTCTGGATTGGCGCCGTCCTGACTGTGCCGGTGCTGCTCCTCGCCATGGGTCCGATGATCGGCCTTGGCGTGATCCGCGAGGCAATCGGGCAAGGGCGCGCGCAATGGGCGGAACTGGTACTGGCAACGCCGGTGGTCCTGTGGTGCGGCTGGCCCTTCCTAGAGCGGGGCTGGAAGTCCTTTGCCTCGTGGAACCTCAACATGTTCTCCCTCATCGCAATGGGCGTGATGGCCGCATGGCTGTTCAGCATTGCAGCGGTTTTCGCGCCCGGCCTGTTTCCAGCCGGCTTCCGGGACATGCACGGACACGTCCCTGTCTATTTCGAAGCCGCCGCCGTGATCGTCGTGCTCGTGCTGCTGGGACAGGTGATGGAATTGCGGGCGCGCGAAGGGACTGGCAAGGCAATCCGGGCACTGCTCGACCTGGCAGCCAAGACCGCGCGCGTCATCCGCGCAGATGGCAGCGAGGATGAAGTCCCGCTCGAAGAAATCGAGGTCGGCGACAGGCTGCGCGTGCGGCCTGGGGAGAAGGTTCCGGTCGACGGAATCGTGATCGAAGGCCGCTCATCGGTGGATGAAAGCATGATTACCGGGGAACCCGTCCCGGCCGAGAAGACCAAGGACGATCCGGTCACCGGTGCGACAATCAACGGCACCGGCAGCCTCGTGATCGAAGCGCTCAGGGTCGGCGCGGACACGATGCTGAGCCAGATCGTAGCAATGGTCGCAAAAGCGCAGCGATCTCGCGCTCCGATCCAGAAATATGCCGACAAGGTGGCCGGATGGTTCGTACCTGCGGTGATCGCGATTGCGGGCGCCGCCTTTGTCGCCTGGGCAATTCTCGGACCGGACCCCGCGCTGTCCTATGCCCTGATTGCGGCCGTGTCCGTCCTGATCATCGCATGCCCATGCGCCCTCGGCCTCGCGACGCCCATGTCGATCATGACAGCAACGGGTCGCGGCGCACAGTCGGGTGTTCTCATCAAGAATGCCGAGGCGCTGGAACGCTTCGAGACGATCAACACGCTGATCGTCGACAAGACGGGCACCCTGACAGAGGGTAAGCCGCGCCTTGTCGCGGTCATGCCCGAAGAGGGCAGCACGGAGAAAGATCTGCTGCGGATTGCAGCGACGCTGGAGCGCGGCTCCGAACACCCGCTTGCCGAAGCAATCGTGAGCGGTGCGCAGGATCGCGGCTTGCAGCTTTCGGACACGGAAGAATTCGAGGCGGTAACCGGCAAGGGTGTGAAGGGGCGGGTCGACGGGCAGCGAGTGGCGCTCGGCAATGCGGCGCTGATGCGGGACCTGGGGATCGATCTGGCTGGGCTGGCAGATGTGGCCGACGCGCGGCGGGACGAGGGCGAGACGGTCATGTTCGTCGCCATCGAACGCGCGCTGGTAGGGATGGTCAGCGTCGCGGATCCGGTGAAAGAGACGACCCACGGCGCCCTTGTCGCCCTGCACGAGCTCGGCTTCCGCATCATCATGGCCACGGGCGACAACGAACGCACGGCCCGCGCGATTGCGAGGCGCCTCGGCATCGATGAAGTGCGCGCCGATGTGCTGCCCGAAGACAAGGCGCGCATCATTCGCGAATTGCAAGATCAGGGAAGCAAGGTCGCAATGGCGGGCGACGGCGTGAACGATGCGCCCGCGCTCGCCCAGGCCGATGTCGGCATCGCGATGGGAACAGGAGCGGATGTCGCGATCGAAAGCGCGGGGATCACCCTGGTCAGCGGCAATCTCGATGGGATCGTGCGCGCGCGAAAACTCACGCTCACAACGATGCGCAACATCCGCCAGAACCTGTTCTTTGCCTTGTTCTACAACGCGCTCGGCGTGCCGGTCGCCGCCGGGATACTCTATCCCGTGCTCGGAATCCTGATCAGCCCGATGTTCGCCGCCTTCGCCATGAGCGCGTCTTCAATTTCGGTGGTGACGAATTCTCTTCGGCTAAGGAGTGCAAAAATCTAA
- a CDS encoding class I SAM-dependent methyltransferase: MALIEDFIAGRAPPELYQAYLTPLFEIWSDALIEACPPRGRALDVACGTGIVTRKIAAQRGVDSVVGIDIAPPMVEAAIAATDPESPIKYQVASADQIDFPDGHFQSVFCQQGLQFFPDKIAALNEAGRLLARGAKAAFAVWTSGSDGNPVFGAFEKIVAEELGADLVPFGPFSFGSKNQIEEVVANSGLRLIAMKKEERMARLPDPRTLVLFDLLFLGRPGADGTMHPLFDPSDSAKDEQIERIISKLSSTTEQYLEPDGDLLAPSTAYIIVLAKN; this comes from the coding sequence ATGGCGCTGATAGAGGATTTTATAGCTGGCAGGGCGCCACCAGAACTATACCAAGCCTATCTAACTCCGTTGTTTGAAATCTGGAGTGATGCTTTGATCGAAGCATGCCCGCCGCGTGGCAGAGCGCTCGATGTGGCATGTGGCACGGGTATAGTAACTAGAAAGATCGCTGCACAGCGAGGCGTAGACAGTGTTGTTGGTATCGACATCGCACCGCCAATGGTTGAGGCCGCGATTGCGGCTACAGATCCAGAGAGCCCGATCAAGTATCAAGTGGCCAGCGCGGATCAGATCGATTTTCCCGATGGCCATTTCCAGTCGGTCTTTTGTCAACAAGGCTTGCAGTTTTTTCCTGACAAGATTGCCGCCTTGAATGAAGCGGGTAGGCTTCTCGCGCGAGGCGCGAAAGCCGCATTTGCTGTCTGGACATCAGGCAGCGATGGCAATCCAGTTTTCGGAGCTTTCGAAAAGATCGTAGCCGAAGAACTCGGCGCCGATTTGGTGCCATTCGGGCCATTTTCATTCGGTTCGAAGAACCAGATCGAAGAAGTTGTCGCAAACTCAGGTCTAAGACTGATCGCTATGAAGAAGGAAGAGCGCATGGCGCGCCTACCCGATCCACGGACTTTGGTGCTCTTCGATTTGTTGTTTCTTGGCCGCCCTGGAGCCGACGGAACCATGCACCCGCTTTTTGATCCTTCAGACAGCGCAAAGGACGAACAAATAGAGCGCATAATCTCGAAGCTATCATCGACAACGGAGCAATACCTGGAACCTGATGGCGATCTCCTTGCGCCCAGCACGGCTTATATTATCGTGCTCGCAAAGAACTGA
- the mltG gene encoding endolytic transglycosylase MltG, translating to MKARGALVLGALAALLVAVGAVWFASGWWGSAKIGEDTSFTVPSGSTLTSVANRLEEEGIIASADAFLLRAKIFGGGDPIQAGEFLLPANASQAQILDMFQDGEVIRRFVTVPEGMPSILVWERLMAEEHLTGEIPVPQEGSVLPDTYDFERGEERAAVLARMQAAMQNYLAEAWPKRKPGIAVDNVKDALVLASIVEKETGVPGERRMVAGLYSNRLKDGMMLQADPTIIYPITKGKPLGRRIRQSEISAVNDYNTYSMVGLPKGPITNPGRESIAAVLDPAKTEARYMVADGTGGHAFAETLAEHNANVEKWFALRRARGEM from the coding sequence GTGAAGGCACGGGGCGCGCTGGTCCTCGGCGCACTCGCTGCGCTGCTTGTCGCCGTGGGTGCCGTCTGGTTCGCCAGCGGGTGGTGGGGCTCGGCTAAGATCGGGGAGGATACGTCCTTTACCGTGCCGTCCGGTTCGACGTTGACCTCGGTCGCGAACAGGCTGGAGGAGGAAGGGATCATCGCCTCGGCGGATGCCTTCCTGCTGCGCGCCAAGATCTTCGGCGGCGGCGATCCGATCCAGGCAGGCGAGTTCCTGCTGCCCGCCAATGCGAGCCAGGCGCAGATCCTCGACATGTTCCAGGATGGCGAAGTCATTCGCCGTTTCGTGACCGTGCCCGAAGGCATGCCCTCCATCCTCGTGTGGGAACGCCTGATGGCGGAAGAACACCTGACCGGCGAAATCCCCGTGCCGCAGGAGGGCAGCGTGCTGCCCGACACCTACGACTTCGAACGCGGGGAAGAGCGCGCCGCAGTGCTGGCGCGGATGCAGGCCGCCATGCAGAACTACCTCGCCGAAGCATGGCCCAAGCGCAAACCGGGCATTGCGGTCGACAATGTGAAGGACGCGTTGGTTCTCGCCTCCATCGTTGAAAAGGAAACCGGCGTTCCGGGCGAGCGCCGGATGGTCGCAGGCCTCTATTCCAACCGCCTCAAGGACGGGATGATGCTGCAGGCGGACCCGACGATTATCTATCCGATCACCAAGGGCAAGCCGCTGGGACGGCGTATCCGGCAGTCGGAAATCTCGGCCGTGAACGACTACAACACTTATTCGATGGTCGGGCTGCCCAAGGGGCCGATCACCAATCCGGGTCGCGAATCGATTGCCGCCGTGCTCGATCCGGCAAAGACCGAAGCGCGCTACATGGTCGCCGACGGGACTGGCGGACACGCTTTTGCCGAAACGCTGGCCGAGCATAATGCGAATGTCGAAAAGTGGTTCGCCCTGCGGCGCGCCCGCGGTGAGATGTGA